The following coding sequences lie in one Rhodothermales bacterium genomic window:
- a CDS encoding PA14 domain-containing protein gives MVLPAAPRRALDFLRCCACLFLFVLIGAGSASPRFARAQQSAATLTGEMKRWHPVTLRIDGPQASEEGALNPFSDYRVDVTFQQGATKYVVPGYFAADGDAGETSATAGTAWLAHFSPPLTGVWTYTVSFVTGPDIAVADDASAGSPVTGNGLAGSFFIGETDKSAPDFRGRGMLRYVGAPYLRFDNGDWFLKAGTDSPENLLAYDDIDGTYGLGADSYIKSYEAHLGDWEDGDPVWKGGKGKGLIGAINYLSSEGVNGAFFILVNLGLRDSEDEGNEDVWPWIDPTVFDRYDVSKLAQWDIVFSHMQRKGMLLHLALQEVDNDLLLNDGDLGRERKLYYREMVARFGYHPGVIWNIGEELLDGRNTDAQRKAYIDFIDGLDAYDHPVMAHSFPGTVNYESIYGPLLGYPTFSGISFQIHEGGAYAGDLKVYNNTRLWYNNAVAAGKPWVIMMDECCGWKKGIRPWGEDYNVDKVRQEVLWGNLMGGGAGVEWFFGDDALTHYDYITEDFRPYELIWRQTRHAVDFFHTYLPFIDMKPQTGLTDDENHLVFAKPGEVYAVYLRRANAQVALDLQGHPGTYTVRWFDPRLGGAPFFGSVTEIEGDGVRSLGPAPTVTKDDWVALVQRQTPGASATARVVAVPTSETSFKYAFDASASTSAAGAIVSYAWDFGDGQTGTGKTTAHTYAAAGYYNPSVTVTTSDGVQDRTGFPIVVLPVPGNAVAGLKAEYFKGINFSGTPEVRMEPQIAYNWGLGIPIDRLTEDNFSVRWTGYIQPEHSENYTFTVAADDGARVWIGDELVVDSWNAGGFSFASGSKALQADYIYPIKVELLETTDRAEIALYWSSPHVTYRIVDPSRLFFVDNAVLPVTLTRFEAMPDSGAVRLTWATASETNNAGFAIERSLDGSTFAQIGYLEGHGTTAERQTYAYEDRQTPASASVLWYRLKQIDFDGAFTYSQVISVDRLAPQRYALHRNYPNPFNPTTRIAYDLPVQDHVRLAIYDMLGREVRVLVDQTQPAGRYDVTFDAGDLPGGVYVYRLQSRSGTHSRSLVLVK, from the coding sequence ATGGTCTTGCCCGCCGCGCCGCGTCGCGCCCTCGACTTCCTCCGCTGCTGCGCCTGCCTGTTCCTGTTTGTACTCATCGGCGCCGGTAGCGCATCCCCTCGTTTCGCCCGGGCCCAGCAATCAGCCGCCACCCTCACGGGCGAGATGAAACGATGGCATCCCGTCACCCTTCGCATAGACGGCCCGCAGGCCAGTGAAGAGGGTGCGCTCAACCCGTTTTCCGATTACCGGGTCGATGTCACCTTCCAGCAGGGCGCCACAAAATACGTCGTGCCCGGCTATTTCGCCGCCGACGGCGACGCCGGCGAAACGAGCGCAACCGCCGGCACCGCCTGGCTCGCCCACTTCTCCCCCCCGCTCACGGGCGTCTGGACGTACACCGTGTCCTTCGTCACCGGCCCCGATATCGCCGTGGCGGACGATGCCTCCGCCGGCTCGCCGGTCACGGGCAACGGGCTCGCCGGCTCGTTTTTTATCGGCGAAACCGACAAGTCGGCGCCCGATTTCAGGGGGCGCGGCATGCTGCGTTATGTCGGCGCCCCGTATCTGCGCTTCGACAACGGCGACTGGTTTCTCAAGGCCGGCACCGACAGCCCGGAAAACCTCCTCGCCTATGACGACATCGACGGCACCTACGGGCTCGGGGCGGACAGCTACATCAAGAGCTACGAGGCCCATCTTGGCGATTGGGAGGATGGGGATCCGGTCTGGAAAGGCGGCAAAGGCAAAGGCCTGATCGGCGCGATCAATTACCTCTCCTCGGAAGGCGTGAACGGCGCGTTTTTTATCCTGGTCAACCTCGGGCTGAGGGACAGCGAAGACGAAGGCAATGAAGACGTATGGCCCTGGATCGACCCGACCGTGTTCGACCGGTACGACGTCTCAAAACTGGCTCAGTGGGATATCGTCTTTTCGCACATGCAGCGCAAGGGGATGCTGCTGCACCTCGCCCTGCAGGAAGTGGACAACGACCTGCTCCTGAACGACGGCGACCTCGGCCGCGAGCGAAAACTGTATTACCGCGAGATGGTGGCGCGTTTCGGCTATCATCCCGGCGTGATCTGGAATATCGGGGAAGAGTTGCTCGACGGGCGCAACACCGACGCGCAGCGCAAGGCGTACATCGATTTCATCGACGGACTCGACGCCTACGATCACCCCGTCATGGCGCACTCGTTTCCGGGCACGGTCAATTACGAAAGCATCTACGGCCCCCTCCTGGGCTACCCCACGTTTTCCGGCATCTCCTTCCAGATCCACGAAGGCGGCGCCTACGCCGGCGACCTGAAGGTGTACAACAATACCCGGCTGTGGTACAACAACGCCGTCGCCGCGGGCAAGCCGTGGGTCATCATGATGGACGAGTGCTGCGGCTGGAAAAAGGGCATCCGGCCCTGGGGCGAGGATTACAACGTCGACAAGGTGCGCCAGGAGGTCCTATGGGGCAACCTGATGGGCGGCGGAGCCGGCGTCGAGTGGTTCTTCGGCGACGACGCGCTCACGCACTACGATTATATCACCGAGGACTTCCGGCCCTATGAGCTGATCTGGCGGCAGACGCGCCATGCCGTCGACTTCTTCCATACGTACCTCCCCTTCATCGACATGAAGCCCCAGACGGGCCTGACCGACGACGAGAATCACCTCGTATTCGCCAAACCGGGTGAGGTCTATGCCGTCTATCTGCGTCGCGCCAACGCGCAGGTCGCGCTGGATCTGCAGGGCCATCCCGGCACCTACACGGTTCGATGGTTCGACCCCCGGCTCGGCGGGGCGCCCTTTTTTGGCTCCGTGACCGAAATCGAGGGCGACGGCGTCCGTTCGCTCGGGCCGGCGCCGACCGTGACCAAGGACGACTGGGTCGCCCTGGTGCAGCGCCAGACGCCGGGCGCCAGCGCTACCGCGCGCGTTGTGGCGGTGCCGACCTCCGAAACCTCGTTCAAGTACGCGTTTGACGCCTCGGCGTCGACCAGCGCCGCCGGCGCTATCGTGAGTTATGCCTGGGATTTCGGGGATGGGCAAACCGGCACGGGCAAGACCACCGCGCATACCTACGCCGCCGCCGGCTACTACAACCCGAGCGTGACGGTCACGACCAGCGACGGAGTGCAGGACCGCACCGGCTTCCCGATCGTCGTGCTGCCCGTACCGGGCAACGCGGTCGCCGGCCTCAAGGCGGAGTATTTCAAGGGGATAAACTTCAGCGGCACGCCCGAAGTGCGCATGGAGCCCCAGATCGCCTACAACTGGGGGCTCGGCATCCCGATCGACCGGCTCACCGAAGACAACTTTTCGGTCCGCTGGACGGGCTACATCCAGCCCGAACACAGCGAGAACTACACCTTCACCGTCGCGGCGGACGACGGCGCGCGCGTGTGGATCGGCGACGAGCTGGTCGTCGACTCCTGGAACGCCGGCGGCTTCTCGTTCGCATCGGGCAGCAAGGCCCTCCAGGCCGACTACATCTATCCGATCAAGGTCGAGCTGCTCGAAACGACGGATCGCGCCGAAATCGCCCTCTACTGGTCCTCGCCGCATGTGACGTACCGCATCGTCGATCCGAGCCGGCTCTTTTTTGTCGACAATGCCGTCCTGCCTGTCACCCTCACCCGGTTCGAGGCCATGCCGGATTCCGGTGCGGTGCGGCTGACCTGGGCGACGGCATCGGAAACCAACAACGCCGGCTTCGCCATCGAGCGCTCGCTCGACGGGTCGACCTTCGCGCAGATCGGATACCTCGAAGGCCACGGCACCACCGCGGAGCGGCAGACCTACGCGTACGAGGACCGTCAGACCCCGGCATCGGCGTCCGTTCTGTGGTATCGCCTCAAGCAGATCGATTTCGACGGCGCCTTTACCTACTCGCAGGTCATTTCCGTGGACCGGCTTGCGCCGCAGCGCTATGCCCTCCATCGCAATTACCCGAATCCCTTCAACCCCACCACCCGGATCGCCTACGACCTGCCCGTGCAGGACCACGTCCGGCTCGCGATCTACGACATGCTCGGCAGGGAGGTCCGCGTGCTCGTCGACCAGACCCAGCCGGCCGGCCGCTACGATGTCACCTTCGATGCCGGCGATCTGCCGGGAGGCGTCTACGTCTACCGCCTGCAATCGCGGAGCGGCACGCACAGCCGGTCGCTCGTTCTGGTGAAGTAG
- a CDS encoding 2'-5' RNA ligase family protein, which yields MAANWFIAWPASPLAGFEALFEGAPEGIRRFHPADLHLTVAFLGPVGEARALAAWEVACAAPASPVTIRLGPLEPFGPRRHPSAYAFEVQTGRRALVEWMRRHQAAIVDAAGAPPAIHEPRPHLTIARPPRQADASVRARIEAWARQVRPPAEPMVLDRIALYTWAADRSVRLFQEMRSRDLRAG from the coding sequence ATGGCAGCGAACTGGTTCATTGCCTGGCCGGCGAGCCCCCTCGCCGGGTTTGAGGCGCTATTCGAGGGGGCGCCGGAGGGGATACGCCGGTTTCATCCGGCCGACCTCCACCTGACCGTCGCGTTCCTCGGGCCGGTGGGTGAGGCGCGCGCCCTCGCCGCCTGGGAGGTGGCTTGCGCCGCGCCGGCGTCGCCGGTGACCATCCGGCTGGGGCCCCTCGAACCCTTCGGCCCGCGCCGGCATCCGTCGGCCTATGCCTTCGAGGTGCAGACGGGGAGGCGGGCGCTGGTGGAATGGATGCGCCGGCATCAGGCGGCTATCGTGGATGCGGCGGGCGCCCCGCCGGCGATCCATGAACCCCGTCCGCACCTCACCATCGCGCGGCCGCCACGGCAGGCCGACGCGTCGGTCCGCGCCCGGATCGAGGCCTGGGCCCGGCAGGTCCGTCCGCCGGCCGAACCGATGGTGCTAGACCGCATCGCCCTGTATACATGGGCAGCGGACCGGTCGGTCCGGCTTTTTCAGGAAATGCGGTCGCGCGATCTGCGTGCCGGCTGA